ACTATTTTCATGACGCAAAACATGAACAATGCTTGCCCCTAATTGGCACATCATTTCCTTACATATACTATGTAAAGGTTGTAAGTGAGGCTGCTTAACCCTATAAACACCCATAAGCTGACGTACAAGCAATTGCGAATCAGAAACAATCTGTATAGTGTCTCCACGATTGATATGCTCGACCAGTATAAAAAAACCCAATAATAAAGCCAAATACTCAGCCTGATTGTTGGTTTTTATACCTAAGTAATAACCTTCTTTAATTTCTAAAATACCATCTTTTTCAATATAAATACCTGCACCAGAAGGTCCCGGGTTATTGCGAGAAGCACCATCTACAAACATTTTCCACATTGATACCTGCTTTGTCTCTAATTCTGCCATAGTATTAGTAAAAAAATTAAGCTGCTTAATAGACATAGCTCTCCGTTCAAGAAGCGTTTTTTTTCATAATTTCTGATGAATATAAAAGACGATAGCATTTTTGACACTGAACAAGAGCACCATGTTTTACCCGTACCATTTCCTGACTTGTAATCATTTGTGAACATGCTCCACAGCTTTGATGAACAATTTCAACAACAGGATCTTTCACGCGTGCTTGCATCATCATATATTTTTCTAACCACTCAGCTGGTACACCAATT
This portion of the Candidatus Babeliales bacterium genome encodes:
- a CDS encoding ribonuclease HI family protein, producing the protein MSIKQLNFFTNTMAELETKQVSMWKMFVDGASRNNPGPSGAGIYIEKDGILEIKEGYYLGIKTNNQAEYLALLLGFFILVEHINRGDTIQIVSDSQLLVRQLMGVYRVKQPHLQPLHSICKEMMCQLGASIVHVLRHENSEADAMANYGVDGKVFPPKHYIALLKHHGILL